The Candidatus Koribacter versatilis Ellin345 genome has a segment encoding these proteins:
- a CDS encoding LytR/AlgR family response regulator transcription factor, with translation MSPAPIRVITVDDEPFALQRISRLVREEPSLSLVAECSSAASAIESICELRPQVVFLDVQMPEVDGFGVLDAFQGPTLPWVVFTTAYEEYAVRAFEASAVDYLLKPISQERFSAAVGKLKTAANSVGTSNARSGLDASRYERILIKTDGKFVMLDPGQVERISAAGNYAIVYAAGKSYIIRETMTRIQCRVDPRRFFRVNRSEIVNLSFVQELEPTCHGEYSITTIFGTKVTLTRTYRDALQRMLSMTRSGTRV, from the coding sequence GTGAGCCCTGCGCCCATTCGGGTGATCACCGTGGACGACGAACCCTTCGCGCTGCAACGGATTTCTCGTCTGGTGCGGGAGGAGCCCTCCTTGTCGCTGGTTGCTGAGTGTTCGTCGGCCGCAAGCGCCATCGAGAGTATTTGCGAGCTTCGTCCGCAGGTTGTGTTTCTCGATGTGCAGATGCCCGAAGTGGATGGCTTCGGAGTGCTCGATGCCTTCCAGGGTCCTACGCTTCCCTGGGTGGTATTTACGACGGCGTACGAGGAGTACGCTGTCCGCGCGTTCGAGGCGAGCGCGGTGGATTACCTGCTGAAACCGATCAGCCAGGAACGTTTTTCGGCGGCCGTCGGGAAACTCAAGACCGCAGCCAATTCCGTAGGCACGTCCAATGCCCGGTCGGGTCTGGACGCTTCGCGTTACGAGCGGATCCTGATCAAGACGGATGGAAAGTTTGTGATGCTGGATCCGGGGCAAGTAGAACGAATTTCTGCGGCCGGAAATTATGCCATCGTGTATGCCGCCGGGAAGTCTTACATCATTCGCGAAACCATGACGCGGATCCAATGTCGCGTTGACCCGCGTCGGTTCTTTCGAGTCAATCGGTCTGAGATTGTGAATCTCTCGTTCGTTCAGGAATTAGAACCGACGTGCCATGGAGAGTATTCGATCACCACGATTTTCGGCACGAAAGTCACTCTCACAAGGACCTACCGCGATGCGTTGCAACGCATGCTTTCCATGACTCGTTCGGGAACCAGGGTGTAG
- a CDS encoding sensor histidine kinase has translation MALYPVRNQFTGEIASASLDLAWRMFLYSLHSEGVTAYLSVVVLAQLMWSKSEAQRRALAEEQMRRAAAEARIEMLRLQLQPHFLFNCLNTAAELIHADPDAAERMLFSIADLLREIIGGMRSNTHTLAEELEFTKTFFSIEQLRFPSRLQLTIDVQDSLYCCMVPTMLLQPLVENSVKHGMSQTSNGLVVAIDALARDGNLELWVRDNGRGLPAKTNGKNGGTGLRNTRERLDHLYKGSHMLAISPAKGGGTVVHIVLPRCEEQDNQALNLVSASEQVDADDF, from the coding sequence ATGGCGCTCTATCCTGTGCGTAATCAGTTCACGGGTGAAATTGCGTCGGCGAGCTTGGATCTGGCCTGGCGAATGTTCTTATACAGCCTCCACAGTGAGGGCGTTACGGCCTATCTCTCGGTGGTCGTCCTGGCGCAACTCATGTGGTCCAAGAGCGAGGCCCAGCGTAGAGCGCTTGCTGAAGAGCAAATGCGTCGGGCGGCCGCGGAAGCCCGGATCGAGATGCTCCGGTTGCAACTGCAGCCGCATTTCCTCTTCAACTGCTTGAATACGGCCGCCGAGTTGATTCACGCCGATCCCGATGCGGCCGAGAGAATGCTGTTTAGCATCGCGGACCTCCTTCGCGAAATTATTGGTGGAATGCGAAGCAATACGCACACGCTCGCCGAAGAGCTTGAATTTACGAAAACATTCTTCTCGATCGAGCAGCTCCGGTTTCCGTCGCGTTTGCAATTGACCATCGACGTCCAAGACTCGCTCTATTGCTGCATGGTGCCGACCATGCTGCTGCAGCCGCTCGTAGAAAATTCGGTCAAGCATGGCATGTCACAGACTTCCAATGGACTCGTCGTCGCAATCGATGCATTAGCCAGAGATGGGAACCTGGAGCTTTGGGTAAGGGACAACGGCAGAGGGTTGCCGGCCAAAACGAATGGCAAGAACGGCGGCACCGGCCTGCGAAACACTCGCGAGCGGCTCGACCATCTCTACAAAGGATCGCACATGTTGGCGATCTCGCCCGCCAAAGGCGGGGGGACGGTTGTGCATATCGTCCTCCCGCGCTGTGAAGAGCAGGATAATCAGGCGCTCAACCTGGTGAGCGCCTCAGAACAAGTCGACGCGGATGATTTCTGA